The following proteins are co-located in the Pseudoalteromonas sp. N1230-9 genome:
- the dinF gene encoding MATE family efflux transporter DinF produces MILSNITVPLLGLVDTAVIGHLGSAHYLAGIALGSAVISLLFWLAGFLRMSTTGLVAQAYGRDDHTLLAELLKRSLLLATFVALILIALSVPIQSLMAYLSGANQAVLEQAHSYFSIRIFSAPAALCNLVLLGWMLGVHYGRGPFYLLLITNITNIVLDIYFVVFLDWKVAGAAWASLIADYIALAFALCLVYQLAKKQGINLAVKAWFNMAKLLELVNLNRDIFIRSLALQLCFSFMTFYGARIGETTLAANAVLLNFLMLVSFALDGIAYASEAKVGKAKGEKSTEHIQLWVNLSLFWGGLFALFYSLIFLIFGNAIIRLLTDVPEVITMAADYLPWVIILPIAAMACFLFDGVFVGLTRAKDMRNTMLVSAALGFFGLFWLVSDWQNHGLWFAMTIFMLMRGITLWLRYRYIVKQNGLLK; encoded by the coding sequence ATGATCTTATCAAATATTACTGTTCCATTGTTAGGATTAGTTGATACTGCTGTCATCGGTCATTTAGGCAGTGCTCACTACTTAGCCGGTATTGCACTGGGCTCAGCAGTTATCTCCCTATTATTTTGGCTAGCAGGATTTTTACGTATGAGCACCACGGGGCTTGTTGCGCAAGCTTACGGTCGAGACGATCATACTTTGCTAGCTGAGTTATTAAAGCGCAGTTTATTGTTAGCGACTTTCGTTGCGCTTATACTAATCGCGCTTAGTGTACCTATTCAATCCTTAATGGCATATTTATCGGGCGCAAATCAAGCAGTGTTGGAGCAAGCACATAGCTATTTTTCAATCCGTATTTTTAGTGCGCCAGCTGCTTTGTGTAATTTAGTGCTATTAGGGTGGATGTTGGGGGTGCATTACGGCAGAGGGCCGTTCTATTTATTACTCATCACCAATATTACCAATATCGTGCTTGATATCTATTTTGTTGTTTTTCTTGATTGGAAAGTGGCTGGAGCGGCTTGGGCATCGTTAATTGCAGATTACATCGCTTTAGCCTTTGCACTTTGTTTAGTTTATCAGTTGGCTAAAAAGCAGGGCATTAACTTAGCGGTAAAGGCGTGGTTTAACATGGCTAAATTGCTCGAATTAGTTAATTTAAACCGTGATATCTTCATACGTTCACTGGCGTTGCAATTGTGTTTTAGCTTTATGACCTTCTATGGCGCAAGAATTGGCGAAACGACACTCGCAGCGAATGCAGTACTGCTGAACTTTTTAATGCTCGTAAGCTTTGCGCTTGATGGTATTGCATATGCAAGTGAAGCTAAAGTAGGTAAAGCAAAAGGCGAAAAGAGCACTGAGCACATACAGCTGTGGGTTAATTTGAGTTTGTTCTGGGGAGGGCTTTTTGCATTATTTTATAGCTTAATATTTTTAATTTTTGGTAATGCAATTATTCGTTTATTAACCGATGTGCCAGAAGTGATTACGATGGCAGCAGATTATTTGCCATGGGTGATTATCTTACCTATTGCAGCAATGGCATGCTTTTTATTCGATGGTGTTTTTGTTGGTTTAACGCGTGCAAAAGATATGCGAAATACGATGCTGGTTAGTGCAGCGCTCGGCTTTTTTGGACTGTTTTGGTTGGTAAGTGATTGGCAAAACCATGGCCTTTGGTTCGCAATGACCATTTTTATGCTGATGCGCGGTATAACGTTATGGTTGCGCTATCGTTATATTGTTAAACAAAATGGCTTGTTGAAATAA